From the genome of Nicotiana sylvestris chromosome 2, ASM39365v2, whole genome shotgun sequence, one region includes:
- the LOC104212414 gene encoding uncharacterized protein, with protein MSTRRDYRGYEELIKEEEPSAPILGKPKLSRNRTVPAAAKFFSSSSKKVTSEENFRATTQLKEAKKASKIHPIFSLFETKKKKKATARPEFSRYIQYVRDGGFGDVLQTTSSKSNMEAVK; from the coding sequence ATGAGTACACGAAGAGACTACAGAGGATATGAAGAATTAATTAAGGAAGAGGAGCCTTCTGCTCCAATATTGGGTAAACCAAAGTTGAGCAGAAACAGAACAGTTCCAGCTGCTGCTAAGTTCTTTAGTTCTTCGTCTAAGAAGGTGACGTCCGAGGAGAATTTCCGAGCGACTACTCAGTTAAAGGAAGCGAAAAAAGCGAGCAAGATTCATCCAATATTCAGTCTTTTtgaaacaaagaagaagaagaaggcaaCTGCAAGGCCTGAATTCTCAAGGTATATTCAGTATGTTAGAGATGGAGGTTTTGGAGATGTGTTGCAGACTACTTCATCCAAATCCAACATGGAGGCAGTAAAGTGA